In one Solanum lycopersicum chromosome 11, SLM_r2.1 genomic region, the following are encoded:
- the LOC138339216 gene encoding uncharacterized protein, which produces MVSEQAVVGTQLSSSISIDHLHPLYLHPSDAPGSLNVGIMLTGTDNYTLWSKAMQLALLGKNKLGFIDGSADLKERFNKVNNSRIFQLYKEIFTLVQGVSSISVYYSKLEDLWDKYDSIMPPPLRNCPKSREFYDHLQYQRMLQFLMGLNDNYSQARSQILLIPQLPNVNQAYALVNQDESQKLVAGSKTEKPYAPNAVCDYCHIKGHLRSDCNKLLKCEHCHKTGHLMVNCFRLIGYPPDYKGKREVVVAGNFIYDTGSVNLSNYGNPPIYGMMPMSMLTPRQHQQLLRMLEKTSIAEITGSANTSIVETTGSANIAGGHGFFLMRLKSDVSSLLKYFFTEVETQFGKKIQRVRLDNGFEFFNSTCNELFKSHGVIHESSCPHTPQRNGVVEKKHRHILETAREIKFQAGFPDKFWGCCVQAVVYILNRVPSTVLGNVSPFEELYNKPPSFDHMRVIGCLCFATNLMKQDKFSPRAIKATERI; this is translated from the exons atggtatcagagcaag CAGTAGTCGGTACTCAGTTGAGTTCATCTATATCGATCGATCATCTACATCCTCTCTATCTACATCCCTCAGATGCACCTGGTTCTCTTAATGTCGGGATCATGCTCACTGGAACTGACAATTATACTTTGTGGAGCAAGGCGATGCAATTGGCTTTGCTTGGGAAGAACAAATTAGGCTTCATTGACGGATCA GCAGATCTTAAGGAGAGATTTAACAAGGTTAACAATTCTAGGATTTTTCAACTTTACAAAGAAATTTTTACTTTAGTTCAAGGTGTCTCTTCTATTTCTGTTTACTATtcgaagcttgaagatctttgGGATAAATATGATTCCATTATGCCTCCTCCTTTGCGTAATTGCCCCAAATCAAGAGAGTTTTATGATCATTTACAATATCAAAGGATGCTGCAGTTTCTCATGGGCCTAAATGACAATTATAGTCAGGCTAGAAGTCAAATTTTACTAATTCCTCAACTTCCTAATGTTAATCAAGCCTATGCCCTGGTTAATCAAGATGAGAGTCAGAAGTTGGTTGCTGGATCAA AGACCGAAAAACCTTATGCTCCCAATGCAGTTTGTGATTACTGTCACATAAAAGGTCATTTGAGATCTGATTGTAACAAGTTACTGAAATGTGAGCATTGTCATAAAACTGGACATCTCATGGTTAATTGTTTTCGTTTAATTGGATATCCACCTGATTACAAGGGTAAAAGAGAGGTTGTAGTGGCTGGAAATTTCATTTATGATACAGGATCTGTGAATCTTTCCAATTATGGGAATCCTCCCATTTATGGGATGATGCCGATGTCAATGCTCACTCCAAGACAACATCAACAGTTATTGAGAATGTTAGAGAAGACTTCTATTGCTGAGATTACTGGCAGTGCTAATACTTCTATTGTTGAGACTACTGGCAGTGCTAATATTGCAG GTGGACATGGATTTTTTTTGATGAGGCTTAAATCCGATGTCAGTAgtttgttgaaatatttttttactgaAGTAGAGACTCAATTTGGTAAGAAGATACAGAGAGTAAGATTAGATAATGGTTTTGAGTTTTTCAATTCTACCTGCAATGAATTATTCAAATCACATGGTGTTATACATGAGAGTTCTTGTCCACATACACCTCAACGAAATGGTGTTGTGGAAAAGAAACATAGGCACATTCTTGAAACTGCTAGAGAAATCAAGTTTCAAGCTGGTTTTCCAGATAAGTTTTGGGGTTGTTGTGTTCAAGCTGTTGTGTATATACTGAATAGAGTTCCTTCTACTGTCTTAGGAAATGTGTCACCTTTTGAGGAATTGTACAACAAACCTCCCTCTTTTGATCATATGAGAGTTATAGGTTGCTTGTGCTTTGCCACTAACCTCATGAAACAAGATAAGTTCAGTCCTAGAGCAATAAAGGCTACAGAAAGGATATAA